From one Oceanimonas doudoroffii genomic stretch:
- a CDS encoding TonB-dependent receptor — MRTFIRSTALPPKTMIGSAVGLAVASLAVPAHAQEDVTRLDTVLVKESREQGYKTEASASSKYVKPLLDTPQTVTVVPKEVIKEQQALSLRQVLSNVSGITFDAGEGGGGSGDKINIRGFSANSNMQIDGLRDSSQNNRTDTFNIEQVEVLKGPNSVFGGAGTTGGAINQVSKAPQQRDFAEIGASLGTDEYRRMTLDANTTLDDVGVNSAARINLMVHENDVPGRNNIDRERFGIAPSVTIGLSEQTQATLSYFHQQDDNLPDYGLPARDGKVLPGVDRESYFGWRNLDEEKIQSDAVTLKLEHELSDTARIENQTRYSRVDRDTTISASHVNTAGVPEGNYLPAGPQAYRRDAQTEMWINQTGLAFEFDTGAFKHDMLVGGEISRETYDLTTGSYNLSGNYPAGGFDLYNPPGKWTGPTSYANSGGTDAELDTRALYVFDTITLAPQWDLSLGLRHDWISGETTNKVSGDTASSSDQMFSGRAGIVYKPAENGRIYLAYGTSFNPAAEALATSGRVSGENLEPEKNETWELGTKWELLDGRLGLDGALFRVDKTNARETNELTNELELAGEQRVQGVEVGLTGVLTEQWKVFANYTFLDSETLKSVAAPQAGGRDSEGQPLGNTPRNSANLWTTYEILPGVELGYGARYVGSRYVASDVDAKIDSYWVHNAMASYQVTDAFSLQLNVNNLFDEEYVERVRGRPGTDTRSSAVELGDGRSAVLSANYRF, encoded by the coding sequence GTGCGCACCTTTATTCGCTCAACCGCACTTCCCCCCAAAACCATGATCGGCTCGGCGGTCGGCTTGGCCGTGGCCAGCCTGGCGGTACCGGCCCATGCCCAGGAAGACGTAACCCGTCTGGATACCGTACTGGTCAAGGAGTCCCGCGAGCAGGGCTACAAGACCGAGGCGTCGGCATCGAGCAAGTATGTGAAGCCGTTGCTGGACACCCCCCAGACCGTGACCGTGGTGCCGAAGGAAGTGATCAAGGAGCAGCAGGCCCTGAGCCTGCGCCAGGTGCTGTCCAATGTATCCGGCATTACCTTTGATGCGGGCGAGGGCGGCGGTGGCTCCGGCGACAAGATCAACATTCGTGGGTTCAGTGCCAACTCCAACATGCAGATCGATGGCCTGCGCGACAGCAGCCAGAACAACCGTACCGACACCTTCAACATCGAGCAGGTGGAAGTGCTGAAGGGGCCCAACTCGGTGTTTGGCGGTGCCGGCACCACGGGAGGCGCCATCAACCAGGTGAGCAAGGCTCCCCAACAGCGTGACTTCGCCGAAATCGGCGCCAGCCTGGGCACCGACGAATACCGTCGTATGACCCTGGACGCCAACACCACCCTGGACGACGTAGGCGTTAACAGCGCCGCCCGTATTAACCTGATGGTTCACGAAAACGACGTGCCCGGCCGCAACAATATCGACCGTGAGCGCTTCGGCATTGCACCGTCCGTGACCATTGGCCTGAGCGAGCAGACCCAGGCCACCCTGAGCTATTTTCACCAGCAGGACGACAACCTGCCCGACTACGGCCTGCCGGCCCGGGACGGCAAGGTGCTGCCCGGCGTGGATCGGGAGAGCTACTTTGGCTGGCGCAACCTGGACGAGGAAAAGATTCAGTCCGACGCCGTTACCCTGAAGCTGGAACACGAACTGAGCGACACCGCCCGCATCGAGAACCAGACCCGTTACAGCCGGGTAGATCGGGATACCACCATTTCTGCGTCTCACGTCAACACTGCCGGAGTGCCCGAGGGTAATTACCTTCCCGCCGGCCCGCAGGCCTATCGCCGGGATGCCCAGACCGAGATGTGGATCAACCAGACCGGTCTGGCCTTTGAGTTCGACACCGGTGCCTTTAAGCACGATATGCTGGTGGGCGGCGAGATCTCCCGGGAAACCTATGATCTGACCACCGGCAGTTACAACCTGAGCGGCAATTACCCGGCCGGCGGCTTTGATCTTTACAACCCGCCGGGTAAATGGACCGGCCCCACCAGCTACGCCAATTCCGGCGGTACCGATGCCGAGCTTGATACCCGTGCCCTCTATGTGTTTGATACCATTACGCTTGCCCCGCAGTGGGATCTGAGCCTGGGCCTGCGCCACGACTGGATTTCCGGCGAAACCACCAACAAGGTCAGTGGCGATACTGCCTCCAGCAGCGATCAGATGTTCAGTGGCCGCGCCGGTATCGTTTACAAGCCTGCCGAGAACGGCCGTATTTATCTGGCCTATGGCACTTCCTTTAACCCGGCGGCAGAGGCTCTTGCCACCTCGGGAAGGGTCTCTGGTGAAAACCTTGAGCCCGAGAAAAACGAGACCTGGGAACTGGGTACCAAGTGGGAGCTACTGGATGGCCGCCTGGGCCTGGACGGTGCCCTGTTCCGGGTCGACAAGACCAATGCCCGTGAAACCAATGAGTTGACCAACGAGCTGGAACTGGCCGGCGAGCAGCGGGTGCAGGGCGTGGAAGTGGGCCTGACCGGTGTGCTGACCGAGCAATGGAAGGTATTTGCCAACTACACTTTCCTCGACAGCGAAACCCTGAAGTCAGTGGCGGCGCCACAAGCGGGTGGCCGCGATTCCGAGGGGCAGCCGCTGGGCAATACACCACGTAACAGCGCCAACCTGTGGACCACCTATGAAATCCTGCCGGGCGTGGAGCTGGGCTATGGCGCCCGTTATGTGGGCTCTCGCTACGTGGCGTCTGATGTGGATGCCAAGATCGACAGCTACTGGGTGCATAATGCCATGGCGTCTTACCAGGTCACCGACGCCTTCAGCCTTCAGCTGAACGTCAATAACCTGTTTGACGAGGAATATGTGGAACGGGTGCGTGGTCGTCCGGGCACCGACACTCGCAGCTCCGCTGTTGAGCTGGGTGACGGCCGCTCCGCCGTGCTGTCTGCCAACTACCGGTTCTGA
- the acnB gene encoding bifunctional aconitate hydratase 2/2-methylisocitrate dehydratase, which yields MLEAYRKHVEERAAEGVVAKPLDAEQVAALVELLKNPPAGEEAFLYELLSTRIPPGVDEAAYVKAGFLAAVAKGEVSSPVVSAEQATELLGTMQGGYNIAPLIELLDVAALAPIAAKALSHTLLMFDAFHDVDEKAKAGNEFAKQVMQSWADAEWFLERPKLADKITMTVFKVPGETNTDDLSPAQDAWSRPDIPLHAQAMLKNARPGIEPDEDGTIGPIKAIDALKEKGHPLAYVGDVVGTGSSRKSATNSVLWHMGDDIPFVPNKRAGGICIGGKIAPIFFNTMEDAGALPIECDVTKLNTGDVIDIYPYEGKICRHGSDEVLSTFKLKTDVLLDEVRAGGRIPLIIGRGLTDKAREALGLAPSEVFKRPAPVADSGKGYTLAQKMVGKACGVTGVRPGQYCEPKMTTVGSQDTTGPMTRDELKDLACLGFSADLTMQSFCHTAAYPKPVDVTTHHTLPDFIMNRGGVSLRPGDGVIHSWLNRMLLPDTVGTGGDSHTRFPIGISFPAGSGLVAFAAATGVMPLDMPESVLVRFKGEMQPGITLRDLVHAIPYYGIQHGLLTVAKEGKINEFSGRVLEIEGLPQLKVEQAFELADATAERSAAGCTIKLDKEPIIEYLNSNIVMLKWMIAEGYGDQRTLERRIKGMEEWLANPELMEADADAEYAHVLEIDMSEIKEPILCAPNDPDDARLLSDVTGEHIDEIFIGSCMTNIGHFRAAGKLLDKFKGQLPTRLWVAPPTKMDKDQLTAEGYYGIFGRVGARIEIPGCSLCMGNQARVGDNTTVVSTSTRNFPNRLGKGANVYLASAELAAVAAIHGKLPTVAEYLEYAQELNATAADTYRYLNFDELDSYVQKADTVIFKQAI from the coding sequence GTGCTTGAAGCCTATCGTAAACACGTCGAAGAACGTGCCGCAGAGGGAGTGGTTGCCAAGCCACTCGATGCAGAGCAAGTAGCCGCCCTGGTTGAATTACTCAAAAACCCGCCCGCCGGCGAAGAAGCCTTCCTCTACGAACTCCTTTCTACCCGCATTCCCCCTGGTGTTGATGAAGCCGCTTATGTAAAAGCCGGTTTTCTCGCCGCCGTGGCCAAGGGCGAGGTGAGCTCGCCGGTGGTGTCTGCCGAGCAGGCCACCGAGCTGCTGGGTACCATGCAGGGCGGTTACAACATCGCCCCGCTGATTGAGCTGCTGGACGTGGCCGCGCTGGCGCCCATCGCCGCCAAGGCCCTGAGCCACACCCTGCTGATGTTCGACGCCTTTCACGATGTGGACGAGAAGGCCAAGGCCGGCAACGAATTTGCCAAGCAGGTGATGCAGTCCTGGGCCGACGCCGAGTGGTTCCTCGAGCGCCCCAAACTGGCCGACAAAATCACCATGACCGTGTTCAAGGTGCCCGGCGAAACCAACACCGACGATCTGTCTCCGGCCCAGGACGCCTGGTCCCGCCCCGACATTCCGCTGCACGCCCAGGCCATGCTGAAGAATGCCCGTCCCGGCATTGAGCCCGATGAAGACGGCACCATTGGTCCGATCAAGGCCATTGACGCCCTGAAGGAAAAAGGGCATCCGCTGGCCTATGTGGGCGACGTGGTCGGCACCGGCTCCAGCCGCAAGTCCGCTACCAACTCCGTGCTCTGGCACATGGGTGACGACATTCCGTTCGTGCCCAACAAGCGCGCCGGCGGCATCTGCATTGGCGGCAAGATTGCCCCCATCTTCTTCAACACCATGGAAGATGCTGGCGCCCTGCCCATCGAGTGCGACGTCACCAAACTGAACACCGGCGACGTGATCGACATTTACCCCTACGAGGGCAAGATTTGCCGCCACGGCAGCGACGAGGTGCTGAGCACCTTCAAGCTGAAGACCGACGTGCTGCTCGACGAAGTCCGTGCCGGCGGCCGTATTCCGCTGATCATCGGCCGTGGCCTGACCGACAAGGCCCGTGAAGCGCTGGGTCTGGCACCCTCCGAGGTGTTCAAGCGCCCGGCCCCGGTGGCCGACTCCGGCAAGGGCTACACCCTGGCCCAGAAGATGGTGGGCAAGGCCTGCGGCGTGACCGGCGTTCGCCCCGGTCAGTACTGCGAGCCCAAAATGACCACCGTCGGCTCCCAGGACACCACCGGCCCGATGACCCGGGACGAGCTGAAGGATCTGGCCTGCCTGGGCTTCTCCGCCGATCTGACCATGCAGTCGTTCTGTCACACCGCCGCCTATCCCAAGCCGGTGGACGTGACTACTCACCACACCCTGCCCGACTTCATCATGAACCGGGGCGGCGTGTCGCTGCGTCCGGGCGACGGCGTGATCCACTCCTGGCTGAACCGCATGCTGCTGCCCGATACCGTGGGCACCGGCGGTGACTCCCACACCCGTTTCCCCATCGGCATCTCCTTCCCGGCGGGCTCCGGCCTGGTGGCCTTTGCCGCCGCCACCGGCGTGATGCCGCTGGACATGCCGGAATCCGTGCTGGTGCGCTTCAAGGGCGAAATGCAGCCCGGCATCACCCTGCGCGATCTGGTGCACGCCATTCCCTACTACGGCATTCAGCACGGCCTGCTGACCGTGGCCAAGGAAGGCAAGATCAACGAATTCTCCGGCCGGGTGCTGGAAATCGAGGGCTTGCCCCAGCTGAAGGTGGAGCAGGCGTTTGAGCTGGCCGATGCCACCGCCGAGCGCTCCGCCGCCGGTTGTACCATCAAGCTGGATAAAGAGCCGATCATCGAATACCTCAACTCCAACATCGTGATGCTGAAGTGGATGATCGCCGAAGGCTACGGTGACCAGCGCACCCTGGAGCGCCGCATCAAGGGCATGGAAGAGTGGCTGGCCAACCCCGAGCTGATGGAAGCCGATGCCGATGCCGAGTACGCCCACGTGCTGGAAATCGACATGAGCGAGATCAAGGAGCCGATCCTGTGTGCCCCGAACGATCCCGACGATGCCCGCCTGCTGTCCGACGTGACCGGTGAGCACATCGACGAGATCTTCATCGGCTCCTGCATGACCAACATCGGTCACTTCCGTGCCGCCGGCAAGCTGCTCGACAAGTTCAAGGGCCAGCTGCCGACCCGGCTGTGGGTGGCACCGCCGACCAAGATGGACAAGGATCAGCTGACCGCCGAAGGCTACTACGGCATCTTTGGCCGGGTCGGTGCCCGCATCGAGATCCCGGGCTGCTCCCTGTGCATGGGTAACCAGGCGCGGGTAGGCGACAACACCACCGTAGTGTCGACCTCCACCCGTAACTTCCCCAACCGTCTGGGCAAGGGTGCCAACGTGTATCTGGCGTCGGCCGAGCTGGCCGCCGTGGCTGCCATTCACGGCAAGCTGCCGACCGTGGCCGAGTACCTGGAATACGCCCAGGAGCTGAACGCCACCGCCGCCGATACCTATCGCTACCTGAACTTCGACGAGCTGGACAGCTACGTGCAGAAGGCCGATACGGTGATTTTTAAGCAGGCCATCTAA
- a CDS encoding patatin-like phospholipase family protein — translation MRPYLLLLTLLLSLPALAERPHVALVLSGGGAKGAAHVGVIRVLEQHRIPVDIVTGTSMGAYVAGMYALGLDADELERQLLALDWNQGYQDKVGRDELSLRRKRQNDEFLLRTDIGIDEDWQLSLPGGFFQGQALGALLRRSTLTIPRLKNFDHLPIPYRAVATDMETMTPVVLGRGHLATAMQASMSVPGVLQPVELNGRLLADGGVVNNLPVDVARELGAEVVIAVDIGDAMLPRDKLHNALAMVTQLTNYLTRAGTERQKALLTDDDVLLTPDIIGIGVGDFNRMPEAIARGEAAATALLPQLLALALSEQDYADYRDRKLDRRARLQRSDAVFLDRVVVENDSRLSEAVILDALGLRPGQFHQTEDLEQGVRRLYALDAFEQVSYRIEEQDEEQVLTVHTREKDWGPGFVDLKFALEDDFSSRTNFEIGAQFRRTNITALGGEWLAEATLGSNKLVATEYYTPLDTDYDFFMKARAEYQKRRRTFFVEPGDDDLLLFGRLTTLDFDYATWQLLGELGYNLNPWSELALGLQGLTGDIEARNFNDSLDVGSVGPYLRFTHDTLDNVFFPTHGEAAELTLGYYRNRLEGQEDDERVAGLDYELDWLRPWNAGRHTFVGKLVLGGSTAEQPLPVFARSLGGLFNLSGYQSEQLSGRYSGLAGVLYHYRWADNDFGAFRSPVYLGGSLERGGVWNSGSEVGWGNSLIAGSIFVGVDTNWGPLYLAYGQGEGNKSSIYLYFGNLFSF, via the coding sequence ATGCGTCCTTACCTGCTGTTGCTGACCCTGTTGTTGTCGTTGCCGGCGCTGGCCGAGCGTCCTCACGTGGCCCTGGTGCTGAGTGGCGGCGGGGCCAAGGGCGCCGCCCATGTGGGGGTGATTCGCGTGCTGGAGCAACATCGCATTCCCGTGGATATTGTTACCGGCACCAGTATGGGAGCCTATGTGGCGGGCATGTACGCCCTGGGGCTGGACGCCGATGAGCTGGAGCGGCAACTGCTGGCCCTGGACTGGAACCAGGGCTATCAGGACAAGGTGGGCCGGGACGAGTTGTCGTTGCGGCGCAAGCGGCAGAATGACGAATTTCTGCTGCGAACCGATATCGGCATTGACGAAGACTGGCAGCTCAGCCTGCCCGGCGGCTTTTTTCAGGGCCAAGCCCTGGGCGCCCTGCTTCGGCGCAGCACCCTGACCATTCCCCGACTGAAAAACTTCGATCACCTGCCCATACCCTACCGGGCGGTGGCCACCGACATGGAAACCATGACCCCCGTGGTGCTGGGGCGGGGTCACCTGGCTACTGCCATGCAGGCCTCCATGTCGGTGCCCGGCGTGCTGCAGCCGGTGGAGCTCAACGGCAGGCTGCTGGCGGATGGCGGCGTGGTCAACAACCTGCCGGTGGACGTGGCCAGAGAGTTGGGCGCCGAGGTGGTGATCGCCGTGGACATCGGCGACGCCATGCTGCCCCGGGACAAGCTACACAACGCCCTGGCCATGGTGACCCAGCTCACCAACTACCTGACCCGGGCCGGCACCGAGCGGCAGAAGGCCCTGCTCACCGATGACGATGTCTTGCTCACTCCGGATATTATTGGCATTGGTGTGGGTGACTTTAACCGCATGCCCGAAGCCATTGCCCGGGGGGAGGCGGCGGCCACGGCACTGCTGCCGCAACTGCTGGCGCTCGCCCTGAGTGAGCAGGACTATGCCGACTACAGAGACCGCAAGCTCGACCGGCGGGCACGGTTGCAGCGCAGCGATGCGGTGTTTCTCGACCGGGTGGTGGTGGAGAACGACTCCCGTCTCAGCGAGGCGGTGATTCTGGACGCGCTGGGGCTCAGGCCTGGACAGTTCCACCAAACCGAGGATCTGGAGCAGGGGGTGCGCCGGCTCTATGCCCTGGACGCCTTTGAGCAGGTCAGTTACCGCATCGAAGAGCAGGACGAGGAGCAGGTGCTCACGGTGCACACCCGTGAAAAAGATTGGGGACCGGGCTTTGTCGACCTCAAGTTTGCCCTGGAAGACGACTTTTCCAGCCGCACCAACTTTGAGATTGGTGCCCAGTTTCGCCGCACCAATATCACCGCTCTCGGGGGCGAATGGCTGGCCGAGGCCACCCTCGGCAGCAACAAGCTGGTGGCCACCGAGTACTACACGCCCCTGGACACCGATTACGACTTCTTTATGAAGGCGAGGGCCGAATACCAGAAGCGCCGGCGCACCTTTTTTGTCGAGCCGGGTGACGATGACTTACTGTTGTTTGGCCGGCTGACGACCCTGGACTTCGACTACGCCACCTGGCAGCTGCTGGGAGAGCTGGGTTACAACCTCAACCCCTGGAGTGAGTTGGCCCTGGGGCTGCAGGGGTTGACCGGCGACATTGAGGCGCGCAACTTCAATGACAGCCTGGACGTTGGCTCGGTAGGCCCCTACCTGCGCTTTACCCACGATACCCTGGACAATGTGTTTTTCCCCACCCACGGCGAGGCGGCGGAGCTGACCCTGGGGTATTACCGCAACCGGCTGGAAGGTCAGGAGGATGACGAACGGGTAGCCGGGCTGGATTATGAGCTGGACTGGTTGCGCCCCTGGAATGCCGGCCGGCATACCTTTGTGGGCAAGCTGGTGCTGGGCGGCTCCACCGCCGAACAGCCGCTGCCGGTGTTTGCCCGCAGCCTGGGCGGCCTGTTCAACCTGTCCGGCTACCAGAGCGAACAGCTCAGCGGCCGCTACAGCGGCCTGGCAGGTGTGCTTTATCACTATCGCTGGGCCGACAACGACTTTGGTGCCTTTCGCTCACCGGTTTATCTGGGCGGTTCACTGGAGCGGGGCGGGGTATGGAACTCCGGAAGCGAGGTGGGCTGGGGCAACTCGCTCATCGCCGGCAGCATATTCGTTGGCGTCGACACCAACTGGGGCCCGCTCTATCTGGCCTACGGCCAGGGTGAAGGAAATAAAAGTAGTATTTACCTCTACTTCGGCAACCTGTTCAGCTTCTGA
- the lpdA gene encoding dihydrolipoyl dehydrogenase — translation MSQEVKAQVVVLGAGPAGYSAAFRAADLGLETVIVERYSTLGGVCLNVGCIPSKALLHIAKVIEESKMMASHGVTFGEPQIDLDKVRAHKEKVIGQLTQGLGGMAKMRKVKVVNGFAKFTGANTLVVEGENGNTTVNFDNAIIAAGSRPIKLPFIPHDDPRVWDSTDALELKEVPEKLLVMGGGIIGLEMGTVYHSLGSKIDVVEMFDQVIPAADKDIIKIFTKQVKSKFNMMLETKVTAVDAKDDGIHVTMENKKGESITNVYDAVLVAIGRTPNGKSLDAEKAGVNVDERGFINVDKQLRTNVPHIYAIGDIVGQPMLAHKGVHEGHVAAEVIAGMKHYFDPKVIPSIAYTEPEVAWVGVTEKEAKEKGLNFEVASFPWAASGRAIASDSSYGMTKLIFDKDTHRVLGGATIGTNAGELLGEIGLAIEMGADAEDIALTIHAHPTLHESVGMAAEVFEGSITDMPNPKAKKKK, via the coding sequence ATGAGTCAAGAAGTCAAAGCTCAGGTTGTGGTTCTGGGCGCGGGCCCTGCCGGCTATTCTGCCGCTTTCCGTGCCGCCGATCTGGGCCTGGAAACCGTTATTGTCGAGCGCTACTCCACCCTGGGCGGTGTTTGCCTGAACGTGGGCTGTATCCCCTCCAAGGCGCTGCTGCACATCGCCAAGGTGATTGAAGAATCCAAGATGATGGCCAGCCACGGTGTGACCTTTGGCGAGCCGCAGATCGATCTGGACAAGGTGCGCGCGCATAAGGAAAAAGTAATTGGCCAGCTGACCCAGGGTCTGGGTGGCATGGCCAAGATGCGCAAGGTCAAGGTAGTGAACGGCTTTGCCAAGTTCACCGGTGCCAACACCCTGGTCGTGGAAGGCGAGAACGGCAATACCACCGTCAATTTTGACAACGCCATCATTGCCGCCGGCTCCCGTCCGATCAAACTGCCTTTCATTCCTCACGACGACCCGCGCGTATGGGACTCTACCGATGCGCTGGAGCTGAAGGAAGTCCCCGAGAAGCTGCTGGTCATGGGTGGCGGTATCATCGGCCTGGAAATGGGTACCGTGTACCATTCCCTGGGCTCCAAGATCGACGTGGTTGAAATGTTCGACCAGGTGATTCCGGCGGCCGACAAGGACATCATCAAGATCTTCACCAAACAGGTGAAGAGCAAGTTCAACATGATGCTGGAAACCAAGGTGACCGCCGTTGACGCCAAGGATGACGGTATTCACGTCACCATGGAAAACAAGAAAGGCGAGAGCATCACCAACGTTTACGACGCCGTGCTGGTGGCCATCGGCCGTACCCCCAACGGCAAGTCCCTGGACGCCGAGAAAGCCGGTGTTAACGTGGACGAGCGTGGTTTCATCAACGTCGACAAGCAGCTGCGCACCAATGTGCCGCATATCTACGCCATCGGCGACATCGTGGGTCAGCCCATGCTGGCGCACAAGGGGGTGCACGAAGGCCACGTGGCCGCCGAAGTGATCGCCGGCATGAAGCACTACTTCGATCCCAAAGTCATTCCGTCCATCGCCTACACCGAGCCGGAAGTGGCATGGGTGGGTGTGACCGAGAAGGAAGCCAAGGAAAAAGGCCTGAACTTTGAAGTGGCTTCTTTCCCCTGGGCGGCCTCCGGCCGGGCCATTGCCTCCGACTCTTCCTACGGCATGACCAAGCTGATCTTCGACAAGGACACTCACCGCGTACTGGGTGGTGCCACCATTGGTACCAACGCCGGCGAACTGCTGGGTGAAATCGGCCTGGCCATTGAAATGGGCGCCGACGCCGAAGACATCGCGCTGACCATTCATGCTCACCCCACTCTGCACGAGTCCGTGGGCATGGCCGCCGAGGTGTTCGAAGGCTCCATCACCGACATGCCGAACCCCAAGGCCAAGAAGAAGAAGTAA
- the aceF gene encoding pyruvate dehydrogenase complex dihydrolipoyllysine-residue acetyltransferase, whose translation MSKDILVPDIGADEVEVTEILVAVGDKVEEEQSLITVEGDKASMEVPAPAAGVVKEIKIAVGDKVNTGSLIMVFEAEGGAAAPAAAEEAPKAEAAPAAAAASALKEVQVPDIGGDEVEVTEIAVAVGDTIEEEQTLITVEGDKASMEVPAPFAGKVAEIKIAVGDKVNTGSLIMVFEVAGGAAPAAAAAPAEAAPAAAPAAAAAKDVNVPDIGGDEVEVTEVMVAVGDKVDADQSILTVEGDKASMEVPAPFAGVVKEIKVATGDKVNTGSLVMVFEVEGAAPAAAPAAAAPAKAEAPKAAAPKAAATAAAPAAAKGEFVENNAYVHATPVVRRLAREFGVDLSKVSATGPKQRILKEDVQNYVKSIIKRVEGQPAGVAVAGNGLEVLAWPKVDFAKFGEVEEVALTRIQKISGPNLHRNWVKIPHVTQFDETDITELEEFRKTENAIAEKQKLGYKISPLIFIMKAAAKALEAYPKFCSSLSEDGQSLVMKKYVHIGVAVDTPNGLVVPVVRDVNKKGIRELALELGEISKKARAGKLTAADMQGGCFTISSLGGIGGTQFTPIVNAPEVAILGVSKSSIKPVWNGKEFEPRLIQPLALSYDHRVIDGADGARFITMLSGVLSDLRRLAL comes from the coding sequence ATGTCTAAAGATATTCTGGTGCCGGATATCGGCGCGGACGAGGTTGAAGTTACCGAGATCCTGGTTGCCGTGGGCGACAAGGTCGAGGAAGAGCAGTCTCTGATCACCGTGGAAGGCGACAAGGCCTCCATGGAAGTGCCTGCCCCCGCCGCCGGCGTGGTCAAGGAAATCAAGATTGCCGTGGGCGACAAGGTCAACACCGGTTCTCTTATCATGGTATTTGAAGCAGAGGGCGGCGCTGCCGCCCCGGCTGCTGCCGAAGAAGCGCCCAAGGCCGAAGCGGCCCCGGCCGCTGCCGCCGCCAGCGCCCTGAAAGAGGTGCAGGTACCGGACATCGGTGGTGACGAGGTGGAAGTGACCGAAATCGCCGTGGCCGTAGGTGACACCATTGAAGAAGAGCAGACCCTGATCACCGTGGAAGGCGACAAGGCTTCCATGGAAGTACCGGCGCCGTTTGCCGGCAAGGTCGCCGAGATCAAGATTGCCGTGGGCGACAAGGTCAACACCGGTAGCCTTATCATGGTATTTGAAGTAGCCGGTGGTGCCGCACCGGCTGCTGCCGCCGCGCCGGCCGAAGCCGCGCCTGCTGCTGCCCCGGCCGCTGCCGCCGCCAAGGACGTGAACGTGCCGGACATCGGCGGTGACGAAGTGGAAGTCACCGAGGTGATGGTCGCCGTGGGCGACAAGGTGGACGCCGATCAGTCCATCCTGACCGTGGAAGGCGACAAGGCCTCCATGGAAGTGCCCGCGCCCTTCGCCGGTGTGGTCAAGGAAATCAAGGTGGCCACCGGTGACAAGGTGAACACCGGCTCTCTGGTGATGGTGTTTGAAGTGGAAGGTGCCGCTCCGGCTGCTGCCCCTGCCGCCGCCGCTCCGGCCAAGGCCGAGGCGCCGAAAGCTGCAGCGCCCAAGGCTGCCGCGACCGCCGCTGCGCCGGCCGCTGCCAAGGGCGAGTTCGTTGAGAACAATGCCTATGTGCACGCCACCCCGGTGGTTCGCCGCCTGGCCCGCGAGTTTGGTGTTGATCTGTCCAAGGTATCCGCCACCGGCCCGAAACAGCGCATTCTGAAGGAAGACGTGCAGAACTACGTCAAGTCCATCATCAAGCGCGTGGAAGGTCAGCCTGCGGGTGTGGCCGTGGCCGGCAACGGTCTGGAAGTGCTGGCCTGGCCCAAGGTCGACTTTGCCAAGTTCGGTGAAGTGGAAGAAGTGGCCCTGACCCGCATTCAGAAGATCTCCGGTCCGAACCTGCACCGTAACTGGGTGAAAATTCCCCACGTTACCCAGTTCGACGAGACCGATATCACCGAGCTGGAAGAGTTCCGCAAGACCGAGAACGCCATCGCCGAGAAGCAGAAGCTGGGTTACAAGATCTCTCCGCTGATCTTCATCATGAAGGCCGCCGCCAAGGCACTGGAAGCCTATCCCAAGTTCTGCTCTTCCCTGTCGGAAGACGGCCAGAGCCTGGTGATGAAGAAGTACGTGCACATCGGTGTGGCGGTGGATACTCCCAACGGCCTGGTGGTTCCGGTGGTTCGCGACGTCAACAAGAAAGGCATTCGCGAACTGGCGCTGGAGCTGGGTGAAATCTCCAAGAAGGCCCGCGCCGGCAAGCTGACCGCGGCCGACATGCAGGGCGGCTGCTTCACCATATCGTCTCTGGGCGGCATTGGTGGCACCCAGTTCACCCCCATCGTGAATGCGCCGGAAGTGGCCATTCTGGGTGTGTCCAAGTCCAGCATCAAGCCGGTGTGGAACGGCAAGGAATTTGAACCTCGCCTGATCCAGCCGCTGGCACTGTCCTACGACCACCGAGTGATTGACGGTGCCGACGGCGCCCGCTTCATCACCATGCTGAGTGGTGTACTGAGCGACCTTCGTCGCCTGGCCCTTTAA